A window from uncultured Desulfobacter sp. encodes these proteins:
- a CDS encoding GAF domain-containing protein, giving the protein MTSALERKFDLEQFRSISHAISTYDDPKLLLAHITEGIARTFNIKGCCTLVLDEKENQLFMVSSYGISQEYLEKGPIFIDEQDSALAKGEPVFIRDIQNDPRVQYPKEAAKENIVSMLSIPIKFRQTVTGVVRMYHSEVIAVSGQDMESLSVLFEHLGIVIENNGLKNVIDQVQVAMSNLPHRLLC; this is encoded by the coding sequence ATGACCAGCGCATTGGAACGCAAGTTCGATTTGGAACAGTTCAGGTCCATCAGCCATGCAATTTCAACCTATGATGACCCAAAGCTTTTATTGGCGCACATCACCGAAGGGATTGCCAGAACATTTAACATCAAAGGCTGCTGCACCCTTGTTTTGGATGAAAAGGAAAATCAGCTTTTTATGGTGAGCAGTTACGGCATCAGTCAGGAATACCTGGAAAAAGGCCCGATTTTTATTGATGAACAGGACTCTGCCCTTGCAAAGGGAGAGCCTGTTTTTATCAGGGATATTCAAAACGATCCCAGAGTCCAGTATCCCAAAGAGGCGGCAAAGGAAAATATCGTATCCATGCTCTCAATACCCATCAAATTCAGGCAGACGGTTACAGGGGTTGTGCGCATGTATCATAGTGAGGTGATTGCCGTCAGCGGACAGGATATGGAGTCTTTATCCGTTTTGTTCGAACATCTGGGCATCGTGATTGAAAATAACGGCCTTAAAAATGTGATTGATCAGGTCCAGGTGGCGATGAGCAATTTGCCCCACAGACTTCTTTGCTGA
- a CDS encoding protein kinase, translating to MAESYIQDTGNFYNIDSGDILHIDGQTYKVIGHAKEQRFGIEDPKFWVKKVINQTTKDIQYLKFAFFETFEINLGGVKIDCFRSPDKEGNILDLVRGHSLFMQGKAFIDENKKNIRVLEVVRGPNFLQYLGNFSDMAYPVYFRTVLPGILRNLSKAFEGISFLHRNGFKHGDIRNDHLFVERSTGNYVWIDFDYDYETTENPFSLDIFGIGNILTYAIGKGFHTVYTIKHNPKIYGDLLDHLSDADFSILDQRRLVNLKKLYPVIPSTMNNILMHFSKHTEIFYEMVDEIIEDIDRCVQAFDEI from the coding sequence ATGGCAGAATCATACATCCAGGATACCGGTAACTTTTATAACATAGACAGCGGTGATATCCTGCATATAGACGGCCAGACCTACAAGGTGATCGGCCATGCCAAGGAGCAGCGCTTCGGCATTGAAGACCCCAAATTCTGGGTTAAAAAGGTGATTAACCAGACAACCAAGGATATTCAATATCTTAAGTTTGCCTTTTTTGAGACCTTTGAAATCAACCTTGGCGGGGTAAAAATAGATTGTTTTCGAAGTCCCGACAAAGAAGGCAATATTCTTGATCTGGTAAGAGGCCACTCCCTTTTCATGCAGGGAAAGGCCTTTATCGATGAAAATAAAAAAAATATCCGGGTGCTTGAGGTGGTCCGGGGACCCAATTTCCTGCAATATCTCGGCAATTTCAGTGATATGGCCTACCCGGTTTATTTTCGGACCGTTTTGCCGGGTATTCTGCGAAATTTATCAAAGGCCTTTGAGGGCATCAGTTTTTTGCACCGGAACGGATTCAAGCATGGGGATATCAGAAACGATCATCTTTTTGTGGAAAGATCCACGGGCAACTATGTATGGATCGATTTTGACTACGATTACGAAACCACTGAAAATCCGTTCAGTCTGGATATATTCGGCATCGGCAATATTTTGACTTACGCCATCGGCAAGGGGTTTCATACGGTTTACACGATTAAGCATAACCCTAAAATCTATGGTGATCTGCTTGACCATTTGAGTGATGCTGATTTTTCCATACTGGATCAAAGGCGGCTGGTCAATCTAAAGAAATTGTACCCTGTCATTCCAAGCACGATGAATAATATTTTGATGCATTTTTCAAAACATACTGAAATTTTTTACGAGATGGTTGACGAGATTATTGAGGATATTGACAGGTGTGTCCAGGCCTTTGATGAAATATAA
- a CDS encoding universal stress protein → MKQSILIAVNDSFSSKATLEYFSRLKFRPDSIDVTLIHVFRKPAAGDELMGKSFMEAQPERYLSILEKARLDLVERAGIPKENIRVKIVNEPCETVADGIIEEFKKGGHSMIVIGRRKKSKAEEFVKGDLCIKLVRELEGAAILAVKTH, encoded by the coding sequence ATGAAGCAATCCATACTCATAGCCGTAAACGATTCGTTTAGTTCAAAAGCGACATTGGAATATTTTTCAAGGCTTAAGTTTCGGCCGGACAGCATTGATGTGACATTGATTCATGTGTTTAGAAAACCGGCTGCAGGTGATGAGCTCATGGGCAAAAGCTTTATGGAGGCCCAGCCGGAAAGATACCTGTCGATTCTTGAAAAGGCGAGGCTGGACCTGGTGGAAAGGGCAGGAATTCCCAAGGAAAATATTCGGGTTAAAATCGTCAATGAACCCTGTGAGACAGTTGCGGACGGCATCATTGAAGAGTTTAAAAAAGGCGGCCATTCCATGATTGTCATCGGCCGGCGCAAAAAATCCAAGGCAGAGGAATTTGTCAAAGGCGACCTTTGTATCAAACTTGTGCGCGAGCTGGAGGGGGCTGCCATTCTGGCGGTGAAGACCCATTAA
- the iorA gene encoding indolepyruvate ferredoxin oxidoreductase subunit alpha, translating into MHKLLKDSPGEKIMLLGNEAIARGAVEAGVAFATTYPGTPSSEVSLNLFQMSQESDLYFEYSTNEKVSLEVAAAAANSGLRTFCMMKHVGLNVAADPLMTLAYIGVTAGMVILTADDPAMFSSQNEQDNRYYAKFGHLPMLEPSSVAEAKDMIKEAFELSETLKQPVILRTTTRINHSNAFVTFGEIKERKTKGRFEKDPMRCVTVPAVARGLHVKLVERMDKAAGMSETSDFNFTTGQGVWGVVANGVSYHYALDAVKDLGIESKVKILRPGFSNPLPKKKIKDFLAGCEKVLVIEEGEPFMEEAIKAFAQEAGLVIPILGKTDALFTPLGEFHPAMVREKIAAFFGIDYTPAAKIDTSDVPEIANRPPNLCSGCSHRATFYAIKKAAEGMDVIHPSDIGCYTLGFMPPLSVGDFVVCMGGSVSSSCGFSKATDQKVVSVIGDSTFFHSGITGLVNAVFNRHNFTLVILENGITAMTGHQPHPGVDMELMGMPGYGRVNIENLVKSLGVEHVSVIKPFKVKKSIETIKEAMAFDGVSVVISQEPCILWAKSIKLKKPRPFEVTDKCTDHKECINGIACPSFYIEAGRVKIDADTCVGCALCAQICPDNAIRPLK; encoded by the coding sequence ATGCATAAATTGTTAAAGGACAGCCCCGGAGAAAAGATTATGCTCCTGGGCAACGAAGCCATTGCAAGGGGCGCTGTTGAAGCCGGTGTCGCCTTTGCAACCACATATCCGGGGACCCCGTCCTCGGAAGTCTCTTTGAATCTGTTCCAGATGTCCCAAGAATCGGATCTCTATTTTGAATACTCCACCAATGAAAAGGTTTCCCTGGAAGTCGCGGCGGCGGCTGCCAACTCAGGACTTCGTACCTTTTGCATGATGAAACATGTGGGGCTTAACGTGGCGGCTGATCCGCTGATGACCCTTGCGTATATCGGCGTCACCGCCGGAATGGTGATCCTGACGGCGGATGATCCGGCCATGTTCTCCAGCCAGAATGAACAGGACAACCGTTACTATGCCAAATTCGGCCATCTGCCCATGCTCGAACCCTCATCCGTGGCCGAGGCCAAGGATATGATCAAAGAGGCATTTGAACTGTCCGAAACCTTGAAACAGCCGGTGATCCTGCGTACCACCACCCGGATCAATCACTCCAATGCCTTTGTGACCTTTGGGGAGATCAAGGAAAGAAAGACAAAGGGCCGCTTTGAAAAGGATCCCATGCGCTGCGTCACCGTGCCCGCCGTGGCCCGGGGGCTGCATGTCAAGCTTGTGGAACGTATGGATAAGGCTGCGGGCATGTCTGAAACGTCAGACTTTAATTTTACCACGGGCCAGGGTGTCTGGGGCGTTGTGGCCAACGGGGTGAGCTACCATTATGCTTTGGATGCCGTAAAAGACCTCGGCATCGAATCAAAGGTCAAGATTCTTCGTCCGGGCTTTTCCAATCCGCTGCCTAAAAAGAAGATCAAGGATTTTCTGGCAGGCTGTGAAAAGGTACTGGTTATCGAAGAGGGTGAACCGTTCATGGAAGAGGCCATTAAGGCTTTTGCCCAGGAAGCGGGTCTTGTGATTCCCATTCTGGGTAAAACCGATGCCTTGTTTACACCGTTGGGGGAATTTCATCCAGCCATGGTCAGAGAGAAGATCGCGGCCTTCTTCGGCATCGATTATACCCCGGCCGCCAAGATAGATACATCCGATGTGCCTGAAATTGCCAACCGGCCGCCTAACCTGTGCTCCGGATGCTCCCACAGGGCCACCTTCTACGCCATTAAAAAGGCGGCCGAAGGCATGGATGTCATTCACCCCAGTGATATCGGCTGCTATACGCTGGGCTTTATGCCGCCTCTGTCCGTCGGAGATTTTGTGGTCTGCATGGGCGGGTCGGTGAGTTCCTCCTGCGGTTTCAGCAAGGCCACGGACCAGAAAGTGGTCAGTGTGATCGGCGACTCTACTTTTTTTCATTCAGGCATCACAGGTCTTGTCAATGCCGTGTTCAACCGTCACAACTTTACGCTGGTAATCCTAGAAAACGGCATCACCGCCATGACCGGCCATCAGCCCCACCCGGGCGTGGATATGGAATTGATGGGCATGCCCGGATACGGCCGGGTGAACATTGAAAATCTGGTCAAGTCTTTGGGTGTCGAACATGTTTCGGTGATCAAGCCCTTTAAGGTGAAAAAGAGCATTGAAACCATTAAAGAGGCCATGGCCTTTGACGGTGTCTCCGTTGTCATCTCTCAGGAGCCCTGTATCCTCTGGGCTAAGAGCATTAAACTCAAAAAACCCAGACCTTTTGAGGTGACCGATAAATGCACCGACCACAAGGAGTGCATCAACGGGATCGCCTGTCCCTCCTTTTACATTGAAGCGGGTCGGGTGAAAATTGATGCCGATACCTGTGTGGGTTGTGCCTTGTGTGCTCAGATCTGTCCTGACAATGCCATCCGTCCACTGAAATAG
- a CDS encoding indolepyruvate oxidoreductase subunit beta encodes MKTLRMVIVAVGGQGNLLASKVLGEAALIEGVEVRMSEIHGMAQRGGVVESSIIFGDASSSIISDGEADILLGFEPAETLRAIGRCSANTKVITNTATLPPFTVGIGKGAYPEVDEIKRVLKAKTAGLVAIDAMALAKKAGSPMSVNIVLLGALIQTGALGFSKENVKEAIKRRIKPKLVEMNLNAFDLGFEAAAAE; translated from the coding sequence ATGAAAACATTAAGAATGGTCATCGTAGCCGTCGGCGGACAGGGCAATCTTCTGGCATCCAAGGTCCTGGGTGAAGCCGCCCTCATCGAGGGGGTGGAGGTAAGAATGAGCGAGATCCACGGCATGGCCCAGCGCGGCGGTGTGGTGGAGTCCTCCATTATTTTCGGGGATGCCTCCTCCTCTATTATTTCCGACGGGGAAGCCGATATCCTTCTGGGATTTGAACCGGCTGAAACCCTGCGCGCCATTGGCCGCTGTTCCGCCAATACCAAAGTGATTACCAACACCGCCACCCTGCCGCCCTTTACCGTGGGCATCGGCAAAGGGGCCTACCCCGAGGTGGATGAGATCAAACGGGTGCTCAAGGCGAAAACCGCAGGCCTTGTGGCCATCGACGCCATGGCTTTGGCCAAAAAGGCGGGGTCTCCCATGAGTGTGAATATTGTGCTGCTGGGTGCTTTGATCCAGACCGGCGCTTTGGGCTTTTCCAAGGAGAACGTTAAAGAGGCCATTAAGCGCAGGATTAAACCCAAGCTGGTTGAGATGAATCTTAACGCATTTGATTTGGGATTTGAGGCAGCCGCCGCTGAATAG
- the aroQ gene encoding type II 3-dehydroquinate dehydratase — protein sequence MNTQAQIKPGMIHVINGPNLNMLGKREPEIYGAMTLDQINGELKNRADALGLSLDFFQSNYEGAILDYIHAAFEQGPAGVIINPGALTHTSVALRDAISMLSCPIVEVHLSNIHKRETFRHTSMIAGIATGQLTGFGHHGYYMALDYLHSLAG from the coding sequence ATGAATACGCAAGCACAGATAAAACCCGGCATGATTCATGTCATCAATGGTCCCAATTTGAATATGCTGGGCAAAAGGGAACCCGAGATTTACGGGGCAATGACCCTGGATCAGATTAACGGGGAACTCAAGAACCGCGCAGATGCTCTGGGGCTTTCACTGGATTTTTTTCAATCCAATTACGAAGGTGCGATTCTGGATTACATCCATGCCGCCTTTGAGCAGGGACCAGCCGGGGTGATCATCAACCCTGGTGCCCTGACCCATACCTCCGTGGCCCTGCGCGATGCCATCTCCATGCTGTCATGCCCCATTGTGGAGGTGCATCTGTCCAATATCCACAAGCGTGAAACCTTCCGCCACACCTCCATGATTGCCGGTATTGCCACCGGCCAGCTCACGGGTTTCGGCCATCATGGCTACTACATGGCCCTTGATTATCTCCATTCCCTGGCCGGCTGA
- a CDS encoding TatD family hydrolase: MTRFVDVHTHLHDPRIIDAAPDIVLRAQTAGVKTIATCATMEDNFELTAQLSENFSCVMPFLGVHPWFLDTLGSDWAQNLGQWLEKIPAGVGETGLDFMDKDADRDLQLGVFKTHLALACDLKRPINIHVRKAWDAVLKILKHNGPLVAGGVIHSYSGSADLVPVLEKFNLHISFSGSVTRPNAKKVGLALKAVSLDRIVFETDTPDIVPQFILEAHPGGNPLNEPANVPEIIRVAADRRNMDFQSLAGHAYENSLNLFGAILKEKIR, encoded by the coding sequence ATGACCCGGTTTGTTGACGTTCATACCCACCTGCATGATCCGCGCATCATTGATGCGGCCCCGGATATTGTTCTGCGGGCCCAGACCGCAGGGGTGAAAACCATCGCCACCTGCGCTACCATGGAAGATAATTTCGAACTGACGGCCCAATTGTCAGAAAATTTTTCCTGTGTGATGCCCTTTTTGGGGGTTCATCCCTGGTTTCTTGATACTTTGGGTTCTGACTGGGCACAAAATCTGGGCCAATGGCTGGAGAAAATACCGGCCGGGGTCGGGGAGACCGGGCTTGATTTCATGGACAAAGACGCTGACCGGGATCTGCAGCTTGGGGTTTTTAAAACCCACCTGGCTTTGGCCTGTGATTTAAAACGGCCCATCAACATCCATGTCCGCAAGGCCTGGGATGCCGTCTTGAAAATTTTAAAGCACAACGGGCCGTTGGTTGCCGGCGGGGTGATTCACTCCTATTCCGGGTCTGCCGACCTTGTGCCGGTTTTGGAAAAATTCAATCTTCATATCTCTTTTTCAGGCTCTGTGACCCGGCCCAATGCCAAGAAGGTGGGTCTTGCTTTGAAGGCCGTCAGCCTTGACCGGATTGTATTTGAAACCGATACCCCGGATATTGTGCCCCAGTTTATTCTGGAGGCCCATCCCGGGGGAAACCCGTTAAATGAACCGGCCAATGTGCCGGAGATTATTCGGGTGGCCGCCGATCGTCGAAACATGGATTTTCAGAGCCTGGCCGGGCACGCATATGAAAACAGCCTGAATTTGTTTGGGGCTATTTTAAAGGAGAAAATCCGATGA
- a CDS encoding tRNA threonylcarbamoyladenosine dehydratase, with product MTKDSSRISPFARLEQLLGKGTVDRFKNSRVAVFGLGAVGSFVVEGLARSGIGYLRLVDFDRVDASNINRQIYALHSTIGQEKAVLARARVLDINPDCEVDLRNFFVNADSLAKFLSPDLDMVVDAIDGLNAKVSLILGAKQMGLNLISSMGAAGRTDVSMIRTGDLFETEVCPLARMVRRRLRRRGLSSGVPCVYSIESPLNKEPFEDKDAIDPLAQGDVEGGQGRPRSPIGSAAWVPGCFGLTIAGLVAKTLAVE from the coding sequence ATGACCAAAGATTCAAGTCGGATCAGCCCCTTTGCCCGGCTGGAGCAGCTGCTGGGAAAGGGCACGGTCGACCGGTTCAAGAACTCCCGGGTGGCGGTCTTCGGTCTTGGTGCTGTGGGGTCCTTTGTGGTGGAGGGGCTTGCACGTTCCGGCATCGGATATCTGAGGCTTGTGGATTTTGACCGGGTGGACGCATCCAATATCAACCGGCAGATTTATGCCTTGCACTCCACGATAGGGCAGGAAAAAGCCGTCCTGGCCCGGGCCCGGGTTTTGGACATCAATCCCGATTGTGAGGTGGATCTGCGCAACTTTTTTGTCAATGCCGACAGCCTGGCCAAGTTTTTAAGCCCGGACCTGGACATGGTGGTGGATGCCATTGACGGACTCAACGCAAAGGTCAGCCTGATTCTGGGAGCAAAGCAGATGGGGCTGAATCTCATATCCTCCATGGGAGCGGCAGGCCGGACCGATGTCTCCATGATCCGGACCGGGGATCTTTTTGAGACCGAGGTCTGCCCCCTGGCCCGGATGGTACGCCGCCGCCTGCGCCGCCGGGGACTGTCCAGTGGGGTGCCCTGCGTCTACTCCATTGAATCCCCGCTGAACAAAGAACCCTTTGAGGACAAAGACGCCATTGATCCCCTGGCCCAGGGCGATGTAGAGGGCGGCCAGGGTCGCCCACGGTCGCCCATCGGATCTGCCGCCTGGGTGCCGGGGTGTTTCGGCCTGACCATCGCAGGGCTTGTTGCAAAGACCCTTGCTGTTGAATAG
- a CDS encoding type II toxin-antitoxin system RelE/ParE family toxin, which produces MIKSFKHKGLRKFFETGNLSGIQASHKQKLRMRLIALDTSTCIEDMNTPVWRLHSLKGDRQGSWAIDVNRNWRVVFEFKDGNAYVVDYEDYH; this is translated from the coding sequence ATGATTAAATCTTTTAAGCACAAAGGATTGCGAAAATTTTTTGAGACAGGAAACCTCTCTGGAATTCAAGCCAGTCATAAGCAGAAGTTGAGGATGCGCTTGATAGCACTTGATACGTCGACATGTATTGAAGATATGAATACGCCAGTTTGGCGCCTTCACAGCTTAAAAGGTGACCGTCAAGGGTCGTGGGCGATTGATGTAAACCGTAATTGGCGAGTCGTTTTTGAGTTTAAGGATGGCAATGCCTATGTTGTAGACTATGAGGATTATCACTAA
- a CDS encoding HigA family addiction module antitoxin, which translates to MYNPPHPGEFIQEVYLEPLGVSPRSVALRLKVSPSTFVRILKGQSSISPTMALRLSKCLGRTPESWLHMQDSYNLWHAKQNVDLSEIEPIEVSA; encoded by the coding sequence ATGTATAACCCACCTCATCCCGGGGAATTTATTCAAGAAGTTTATTTGGAACCATTGGGGGTTTCACCACGTAGTGTTGCATTACGGTTGAAAGTTTCCCCGTCAACTTTTGTAAGAATACTGAAAGGACAAAGTTCTATAAGTCCCACAATGGCTCTGCGTTTATCCAAGTGCTTAGGTCGAACTCCTGAAAGTTGGCTGCATATGCAGGATAGTTATAATCTCTGGCATGCGAAGCAAAATGTAGATCTTTCAGAGATTGAACCTATTGAGGTTTCAGCGTAA
- a CDS encoding FKBP-type peptidyl-prolyl cis-trans isomerase, which yields MKVDLDKVSYVFGQSVGGNFRKQGIELDLEIFAASFTAAFNGEESDMPVGEMQHIMQNYQRAMEDKKQAERMESGKKNIEAGEKFLEENGKKEGVHTTASGLQYKVIVEGTGKKPTVADTVETHYEGKTLDGTIFDSSYKREQTTTFPLKGVIKGWTEALQLMGEGSKYELYIPSELAYGSTGSGGTIAPYSTLIFTVELIAVK from the coding sequence ATGAAGGTTGATTTAGATAAGGTCAGTTATGTTTTCGGTCAAAGTGTAGGCGGCAATTTCAGAAAACAGGGGATTGAACTCGACCTTGAAATTTTTGCGGCGTCTTTTACTGCGGCGTTTAACGGGGAAGAATCAGACATGCCTGTGGGTGAAATGCAGCACATTATGCAGAATTACCAGAGAGCCATGGAAGACAAAAAACAGGCAGAGCGCATGGAATCAGGCAAAAAAAATATTGAAGCCGGGGAAAAATTTCTTGAAGAGAACGGGAAAAAAGAAGGTGTTCATACCACTGCCAGCGGACTTCAGTATAAAGTGATCGTTGAAGGAACGGGGAAAAAACCCACCGTCGCGGATACCGTTGAAACCCATTATGAAGGCAAAACCCTTGATGGCACCATCTTTGACAGTTCATACAAACGTGAGCAGACAACCACGTTTCCGCTAAAAGGCGTCATTAAAGGATGGACGGAAGCGCTTCAGTTGATGGGTGAAGGGTCAAAATATGAACTGTATATTCCGTCAGAACTGGCATATGGTTCAACCGGCAGCGGGGGAACGATTGCACCTTATTCTACATTGATTTTTACGGTTGAACTTATTGCCGTAAAATAA
- a CDS encoding alpha-amylase domain-containing protein — protein sequence MSQINGVMMQHFHWYVSNDGTFWTQVRDSAQALKNYGFSAVWLPPAYKGQAGNEYEIEMVPVPHLARLVELRRSHAHGRQRDQFKYAHMIGWTREGDANIPGSGLAAVFTIAEGGVMWLDVGKTNAHKQYCDALGNMGGATVAVNADGWGAFPASGGSLSVWIPA from the coding sequence ATGTCTCAGATCAATGGCGTGATGATGCAGCATTTTCATTGGTATGTCTCCAATGACGGGACCTTTTGGACCCAGGTTCGAGATTCGGCACAGGCCCTGAAAAATTATGGATTCAGTGCGGTCTGGCTGCCCCCTGCCTACAAGGGGCAGGCCGGCAATGAATATGAAATAGAGATGGTGCCGGTACCCCATCTGGCCCGCCTGGTCGAGTTGAGACGATCCCACGCCCACGGCCGTCAGCGTGATCAATTCAAGTATGCCCACATGATCGGCTGGACCCGGGAAGGCGATGCAAATATCCCCGGCTCAGGTCTGGCAGCTGTGTTCACCATTGCTGAGGGCGGCGTGATGTGGCTGGACGTCGGGAAAACCAACGCCCACAAACAGTATTGCGACGCCCTGGGGAATATGGGCGGCGCCACGGTTGCCGTCAATGCTGACGGGTGGGGCGCCTTTCCTGCCTCCGGGGGGAGTCTTTCGGTTTGGATTCCGGCTTAG
- a CDS encoding DEAD/DEAH box helicase, translating into MPHTNLEQAGFGEMNLSPDVFAALQTVGYETPTPIQSKTIPHMIACKDLLGQARTGTGKTAAFALPLLSRIDLKNKQPQVLVVTPTRELAIQVAQSFNDYGAHMKGLNVLAVYGGQSYSVQLSQLKRGVHVVVGTPGRLMDHMRRKTLCLPDLSGLVLDEADEMLQMGFIEDVEWILSQLPQSTQIALFSATMPAPIQKIAGKYLKNPEKVIIQHDSDVTSTIEQKFWLVRHTKKSDALLRILEASSYDGVIVFTRTKNDTMSLTKTLEEKGFKAEALNGDLAQAARERTINRLKNGNIDILVATDVAARGLDVDRISHVINYDMPSKIEPYIHRIGRTGRAGRTGEAILFVQPKEKWMLKRIENATRRTVEEIVLPSNREINQKRVDDFKNKIAQTIDTEDLNMFTDLVETTAEEQDIPVAQVAAALAKLLQGNTPFLLKETAAKSADKAKPAAKKSAKKSEKQATKTPAKAPVAQVAKKQKQAPSRLTLSNIAPTEKGMERYRIEVGYKHGLKPGDIVGAISNESGLESKFIGAINIDYDYALVDLPFGMPKSVFSLLKKTWIRSQKMSISKYAC; encoded by the coding sequence ATGCCCCATACAAATTTAGAACAGGCCGGGTTCGGCGAAATGAACCTGAGCCCGGATGTTTTCGCGGCTTTGCAGACCGTTGGCTATGAAACCCCGACACCGATCCAGTCCAAAACCATTCCCCATATGATCGCCTGCAAAGACCTGCTGGGTCAGGCCAGAACCGGAACAGGGAAAACCGCCGCCTTTGCCCTGCCCCTGCTGTCCCGGATCGATCTTAAAAATAAGCAGCCCCAGGTGCTTGTGGTAACCCCGACCCGGGAGCTTGCCATCCAGGTGGCCCAGTCCTTCAATGACTATGGCGCACACATGAAGGGCCTTAATGTGCTGGCGGTTTACGGCGGTCAAAGCTATAGTGTTCAGTTAAGCCAGTTAAAGCGGGGCGTTCATGTGGTTGTGGGAACACCGGGCCGTCTTATGGATCATATGCGGCGCAAGACTCTCTGCCTTCCCGACCTTTCCGGCCTGGTGCTGGATGAAGCGGACGAAATGCTGCAGATGGGATTCATAGAGGATGTTGAATGGATTTTATCCCAACTTCCCCAATCCACCCAGATCGCTTTATTTTCAGCCACCATGCCGGCGCCCATCCAGAAAATTGCGGGAAAATATCTTAAAAATCCCGAAAAGGTGATTATCCAGCATGATTCTGATGTCACCAGCACCATTGAGCAAAAATTCTGGCTGGTAAGACACACCAAAAAGAGCGATGCCCTGCTCCGGATACTTGAAGCCTCCTCCTATGACGGCGTCATTGTATTTACCCGGACCAAAAACGATACAATGAGCCTGACAAAAACCCTGGAAGAAAAAGGATTCAAGGCCGAGGCCCTGAACGGAGACCTTGCCCAGGCAGCCCGGGAACGCACGATTAACAGATTAAAAAACGGGAACATCGATATTCTTGTGGCCACGGATGTGGCGGCCAGGGGACTTGATGTTGACCGGATTTCCCATGTCATCAACTATGATATGCCGTCCAAAATCGAACCCTATATCCACAGGATCGGACGAACCGGCCGGGCCGGACGAACCGGTGAAGCCATTTTATTTGTCCAGCCCAAAGAAAAGTGGATGTTAAAGCGAATCGAAAACGCCACCCGCCGGACGGTTGAAGAGATCGTTCTGCCCTCCAACCGAGAAATCAATCAAAAACGGGTGGATGATTTCAAAAATAAAATTGCCCAGACCATTGATACCGAAGATCTCAATATGTTTACGGATCTGGTGGAGACCACCGCAGAAGAACAGGATATTCCGGTTGCCCAGGTGGCGGCGGCCCTGGCAAAACTGCTCCAGGGCAACACACCGTTTCTGCTCAAAGAGACCGCTGCCAAATCTGCGGATAAGGCCAAACCTGCGGCTAAAAAGAGCGCTAAAAAAAGTGAGAAACAAGCCACCAAAACCCCCGCCAAAGCCCCTGTGGCACAAGTGGCAAAGAAACAAAAACAGGCACCTTCCCGGCTAACCCTGAGTAACATTGCCCCCACTGAAAAAGGAATGGAACGCTATCGCATTGAAGTGGGTTACAAACATGGCCTGAAACCCGGAGACATTGTGGGGGCCATCTCCAATGAATCAGGGTTGGAAAGTAAATTCATCGGCGCCATCAATATTGACTATGATTATGCGCTGGTGGATCTGCCCTTCGGCATGCCCAAAAGCGTCTTCAGTCTGCTGAAGAAAACCTGGATAAGATCCCAGAAAATGTCAATTTCGAAATATGCCTGCTAA
- a CDS encoding metalloregulator ArsR/SmtB family transcription factor, translated as MKTFIRVMKALSDPNRVKMMKMLQQRPLCVCEIKESLGIAQSTASKHLKILEDADLVRSFKDGLWVNYSLADGSGSPFAASMIGNLKHWLDNDPQIRELNSILPGIDRHDIVNRE; from the coding sequence ATGAAAACATTTATCAGGGTAATGAAAGCATTGTCCGATCCCAACCGGGTGAAAATGATGAAAATGCTCCAGCAAAGGCCCCTATGTGTCTGTGAGATCAAGGAGAGCTTAGGCATTGCCCAGTCTACGGCGAGCAAGCATTTGAAAATACTTGAGGATGCGGACCTGGTCAGAAGCTTTAAGGACGGGCTGTGGGTCAATTATTCCCTGGCCGACGGCAGCGGATCTCCATTTGCCGCAAGTATGATCGGGAATCTTAAACACTGGCTGGACAATGATCCCCAGATCAGGGAGTTGAACAGTATCCTTCCGGGTATTGACCGTCATGATATTGTAAATAGAGAATAA